Proteins encoded in a region of the Sander vitreus isolate 19-12246 unplaced genomic scaffold, sanVit1 ctg385_0, whole genome shotgun sequence genome:
- the masp1 gene encoding mannan-binding lectin serine protease 1 isoform X2 — MSVLVVLLLSMAVGVATVSPMVGVATVSPMVGVATVSPMVGVATVSPMVGVAAPVAAQLLSAMYGSLWSPNFPEPYPPHSALRWNITVAPGYRLRLHFSHFHLEPSYLCQYDYVQVEADGELLALFCGLEQTDTEAVPSQQIISSPRNSLSIFFCSDFSDEERYTGFLAHYSAEDVDECSERSDEELVCDHFCHNFIGGYYCSCRYGYLLHSDNHTCTVECSDGVFKERSGVLSSVDFPSPYPKSSDCSYRIEVAPGFRLRLQFDPRFDVEDHPEVHCPYDYIKVRVGSSEFGPFCGDRAPPEIQTDSNVAVVFFHSDNSGENAGWSLKYTSTGSKCPALETPPNAMLNPVQSEYSFKDHVLFTCSPGYRLLKDGETLDHYQLDCQSDGSWSSSPPLCYKTDSGRKRRALSTILTNHNPD, encoded by the exons ATGAG tGTGTTGGTGGTGTTGCTCCTCAGCATGGCGGTCGGCGTGGCTACGGTCAGCCCTATGGTCGGCGTGGCGACGGTCAGCCCTATGGTCGGCGTGGCGACGGTCAGCCCTATGGTCGGCGTGGCTACGGTCAGCCCTATGGTTGGCGTGGCGGCGCCCGTGGCGGCCCAGCTCCTCTCGGCCATGTACGGCAGCCTGTGGTCTCCTAACTTCCCGGAGCCGTACCCCCCGCACTCGGCGCTGCGCTGGAACATCACCGTTGCCCCCGGTTACAGGCTCCGCCTCCACTTCAGCCACTTCCACCTGGAGCCCTCGTACCTCTGCCAGTACGACTACGTCCAG GTGGAGGCTGATGGGGAGCTGCTGGCCCTGTTCTGTGGTCTGGAGCAGACTGATACGGAGGCCGTGCCGTCTCAGCAGATCATCTCATCTCCCAGAAACTCTCTCAGCATCTTCTTTTGCTCCGACTTCTCTGACGAGGAGAGATACACGGGCTTCCTGGCTCACTACAGCGCagagg atgTGGATGAGTGCAGTGAGCGGAGTGATGAAGAACTCGTCTGCGATCATTTCTGTCACAACTTCATCGGAGGATACTACTGCTCCTGTCGCTATGGTTACCTGCTGCACTCTGACAACCACACCTGCACAG TGGAGTGCAGTGACGGTGTGTTCAAGGAACGCTCCGGCGTTCTGAGCAGTGTAGACTTCCCATCTCCGTACCCGAAAAGCTCCGACTGTTCGTACCGGATAGAAGTGGCGCCAGGCTTCAGGCTCCGCCTCCAGTTTGACCCTCGCTTCGATGTGGAGGATCACCCTGAAGTACACTGTCCCTATGACTACATCaag GTGAGGGTGGGCAGCAGTGAGTTCGGCCCGTTCTGTGGAGACCGAGCGCCGCCGGAGATTCAGACCGACAGCAACGTGGCCGTTGTGTTCTTCCACAGCGACAACTCAGGAGAGAACGCTGGCTGGAGCCTCAAATACACATCTACAG GAAGTAAGTGTCCTGCACTTGAAACCCCGCCCAATGCCATGCTGAACCCCGTCCAATCAGAATACTCCTTCAAAGACCACGTCCtattcacctgttcacctggaTACAGGCTGCTGAAG gACGGAGAGACTCTGGATCATTACCAGTTGGACTGTCAGTCTGACGGCTCATGGAGCAGCAGTCCTCCTCTCTGTTACA aAACAGACTCTGGGAGGAAGAGGCGGGCTCTGTCCACCAtcttaaccaatcacaatccagATTAG